A stretch of Desulfobacterales bacterium DNA encodes these proteins:
- a CDS encoding amphi-Trp domain-containing protein, with protein MSDLAEFEFDSYQDTESIQKYLESLVEGFENHRIMLSSDKKEITLYPEDLLQFSIKAKKKDGENKLNIKISWKDKGKSKSKKTISIGS; from the coding sequence ATGTCAGATTTAGCTGAATTTGAGTTTGATTCTTATCAAGATACAGAATCAATCCAAAAATATCTCGAGTCACTTGTTGAAGGATTTGAGAATCATAGAATAATGCTTAGCTCAGATAAAAAAGAAATTACTTTATACCCTGAAGATTTACTCCAGTTTTCCATAAAAGCAAAAAAAAAAGACGGAGAAAATAAGCTTAACATTAAAATTTCATGGAAGGATAAGGGCAAATCTAAGTCTAAAAAAACAATTTCAATTGGATCATAA
- the coaBC gene encoding bifunctional phosphopantothenoylcysteine decarboxylase/phosphopantothenate--cysteine ligase CoaBC gives MSLKLVGKRIVLGVCGGIAVYKSIELLRILVKEGANVRVIMTKNAKEFIGSLIFEALSGNSVLLDLFEDKHGGTIKHIDWARQADIVIVAPATANFIGKMVNGIGDDALTTFIMAVTSPTIICPSMNTYMYQSKAVQRNLNGLKKDGYYIVEPEVGELACGTKGTGRLPEPEVIFDKLISYISKKDLKDKKIIITAGPTHENIDPVRFISNPSSGKMGFAIAKSAERRGANVDLISGPTNLSSPIGVNVIKITSAVEMADKVFSCSDHADIIIKTAAVSDYRPKNQAFQKIKKDIDEISITLIKNIDILQELGKRKKNKQILVGFAAETENLDQYAQKKLMDKNLDMIVGNLIGASNAGFGSDSNKVTLFFSNGLKEILPEMSKDDLANIILDRIVTIKN, from the coding sequence ATGTCACTAAAATTAGTAGGAAAACGAATTGTTTTAGGCGTATGCGGAGGCATTGCTGTTTATAAAAGTATAGAGCTATTACGAATATTGGTTAAAGAAGGCGCAAATGTAAGAGTAATTATGACCAAAAACGCAAAAGAATTTATTGGAAGCCTTATTTTTGAAGCCTTATCAGGTAACTCAGTTTTATTGGATTTATTTGAAGATAAACACGGCGGCACAATAAAACACATAGATTGGGCGAGGCAAGCTGATATAGTGATTGTTGCTCCTGCAACAGCTAATTTTATTGGGAAAATGGTAAATGGAATAGGCGATGATGCATTAACCACGTTTATAATGGCTGTAACATCTCCTACTATTATCTGTCCTTCTATGAATACATACATGTATCAAAGCAAAGCAGTTCAAAGAAACCTCAATGGTTTAAAAAAAGATGGGTACTATATTGTAGAACCTGAAGTTGGAGAATTAGCTTGTGGAACAAAAGGAACCGGTCGTTTACCTGAGCCAGAGGTGATATTTGATAAACTTATTAGCTATATATCAAAAAAAGATTTAAAAGATAAAAAAATAATCATTACAGCTGGACCTACTCATGAAAATATTGATCCTGTTAGATTTATATCTAATCCATCTTCAGGCAAAATGGGGTTCGCAATAGCAAAATCTGCTGAAAGAAGAGGCGCAAATGTAGATTTGATTTCAGGGCCAACTAATCTTTCAAGTCCTATAGGCGTTAATGTTATAAAAATTACATCTGCTGTCGAAATGGCTGATAAGGTGTTTTCTTGCTCAGATCATGCTGATATAATTATAAAAACAGCCGCTGTATCTGATTATAGACCAAAAAATCAAGCTTTTCAGAAAATAAAAAAAGACATAGATGAAATTTCGATTACTTTAATAAAAAATATTGATATATTGCAAGAACTTGGAAAAAGGAAAAAAAATAAGCAAATTTTAGTAGGATTTGCCGCTGAAACTGAAAATCTTGATCAATATGCCCAAAAGAAATTGATGGATAAAAATCTTGATATGATAGTAGGGAACTTAATTGGCGCATCAAACGCTGGCTTTGGATCCGATTCAAACAAAGTAACTTTATTTTTTAGCAATGGATTAAAAGAAATTTTACCTGAAATGAGTAAAGATGACTTGGCAAATATTATTCTTGATAGAATTGTTACTATAAAAAATTAA
- a CDS encoding GAK system ATP-grasp enzyme has product MPKIGVVGISGGWSSEKLVDTVSEMTGFRLLIDIKKLCLNLQTGEAFYESQDISNLDALIIKKIGSRYSPSLLDRLELLRYLNEKGLRIFSSPINILRVLDRLSCTVTLCTGNIPVPPTVITEDIACALNTVEIYGEAVFKPLYTSKAKGMVVIKNGKDAQITIEQFNQENKIMYIQKKINLNGKDLGVVFLGGKYITTYARSNESTSWNTTTLSGGKYIPYDPSDEIIELAYNAQKLFGLDFTCVDVAETKEGIYVFEVSAFGGFKGLETARRINAAKLYVEYVLKKIS; this is encoded by the coding sequence ATGCCTAAAATAGGTGTAGTTGGAATATCAGGAGGGTGGTCATCTGAAAAACTCGTTGATACAGTTTCAGAAATGACTGGATTCAGACTTTTAATAGATATAAAAAAACTTTGTCTTAATCTTCAAACTGGAGAAGCTTTTTATGAGAGTCAAGATATTTCTAACCTCGATGCCCTAATTATAAAAAAAATTGGCTCACGATATTCTCCGAGTCTTTTAGACAGACTTGAACTATTGAGATATTTAAATGAAAAAGGCCTTAGAATATTTTCCTCACCGATAAATATTCTTAGAGTTCTTGATAGATTAAGTTGCACAGTGACTCTTTGTACTGGAAATATTCCTGTCCCTCCAACCGTTATTACAGAAGATATAGCATGCGCTTTAAATACAGTTGAAATATATGGTGAGGCTGTTTTTAAACCTCTTTACACATCAAAAGCAAAAGGAATGGTTGTTATAAAAAATGGAAAAGATGCGCAAATTACAATAGAGCAATTTAATCAAGAGAATAAAATTATGTATATCCAAAAAAAGATCAATTTAAACGGAAAAGATTTAGGGGTAGTATTTTTAGGGGGAAAATATATAACTACTTATGCAAGAAGTAATGAAAGCACATCTTGGAATACTACAACCCTTTCTGGTGGCAAATATATACCTTACGATCCTTCTGATGAAATAATTGAACTTGCTTATAACGCTCAAAAACTTTTTGGTCTTGATTTTACCTGCGTAGATGTAGCTGAAACAAAAGAAGGAATTTACGTATTTGAAGTGTCAGCTTTTGGTGGATTTAAAGGTTTAGAGACAGCAAGAAGAATAAATGCAGCCAAACTTTATGTGGAGTACGTTTTAAAAAAGATATCTTAG
- a CDS encoding PhoU family transcriptional regulator yields the protein MQILTENLKFLLSEVENQIKLTKEILSDSTKKDNFEKIESKDDYIDNLKTVLENTCFSRIHGQKHYDEKTINKIRAAHVIAVNLERIADFCVNIANQTQYLSDHFFIHHFQYLEMIEEIEDTLSKILPAFEKANMAQALDICRSEFNLDIMYEKNFRQIMSELKTGQNMENLITVIFIFRYLERIGDSLLNIGESLLFAITGDRIKIRQFDALQQTLTESGFKGNMLDINWRPIWGSRSGCHISKIDYKESPKDPRSYSIFKEGVTYKIKKEKETIEKWEKIMPGIAPRIFGFNEKPDTSSMLIEFLPGCTLEEVILNECDPTFEEVFFILQEVLAEIWDKTSVAGNFKIDYMEQLKSRLPSIFRIQPKFIRNITQVGYTSIQSSNELIDECLKIEKKIFAPINIFIHGDFNVNNIVYNKEKNKINFIDLYRSNQFDYIQDASVFLVSNFRLPVFEKRLRDRLNSLIKEFYEFFKEFSADKKDTTFEIRMALALARSFFTSTRFELNYPFAKNMVMRSHYLMEKIVAFKGESFDSFKLPESILYY from the coding sequence ATGCAGATATTAACTGAAAATTTAAAATTTCTTTTAAGCGAAGTAGAGAATCAAATTAAGTTAACTAAGGAGATACTTTCGGATTCAACTAAAAAGGATAATTTTGAAAAAATAGAATCCAAAGATGATTACATTGATAACTTAAAAACTGTTTTAGAAAATACCTGTTTTTCGAGAATTCATGGACAAAAACATTATGATGAAAAAACTATAAATAAAATTAGAGCTGCCCATGTAATAGCTGTAAATTTGGAAAGAATTGCTGATTTTTGTGTCAATATTGCAAATCAGACTCAATATCTTTCTGATCATTTTTTTATACACCATTTTCAGTATCTTGAAATGATAGAAGAAATCGAAGATACACTCTCAAAAATTCTTCCTGCTTTTGAAAAGGCAAATATGGCTCAAGCCCTTGATATTTGCAGATCAGAATTTAATCTTGATATAATGTATGAAAAGAATTTTCGTCAAATCATGTCAGAATTAAAAACTGGGCAAAATATGGAAAATCTTATTACAGTGATATTTATTTTCAGATATCTTGAAAGAATAGGAGATTCTCTGCTCAACATAGGAGAATCACTTCTTTTTGCAATCACTGGTGATAGGATTAAAATAAGACAATTTGATGCTTTGCAGCAGACGCTCACTGAATCAGGTTTTAAAGGCAATATGTTAGACATAAACTGGCGTCCGATATGGGGATCAAGATCTGGATGTCACATCAGCAAAATTGATTATAAAGAAAGCCCCAAAGACCCAAGATCTTATAGTATTTTTAAAGAAGGTGTTACTTATAAAATAAAAAAAGAAAAAGAAACTATTGAAAAGTGGGAAAAAATAATGCCTGGAATTGCTCCACGAATATTTGGTTTTAATGAAAAACCAGACACATCGTCTATGCTTATCGAATTTTTACCGGGCTGTACGCTTGAAGAAGTCATATTAAATGAGTGTGATCCTACTTTTGAAGAGGTGTTTTTTATTCTTCAAGAAGTTTTAGCAGAAATATGGGATAAAACATCCGTTGCTGGAAATTTTAAAATTGATTATATGGAACAGCTAAAATCAAGACTTCCATCAATATTTCGTATTCAGCCAAAATTTATACGAAATATTACTCAAGTCGGCTATACATCAATACAATCATCAAACGAGCTTATTGATGAATGTTTAAAAATTGAAAAAAAAATTTTTGCTCCAATAAATATTTTTATTCATGGTGATTTTAACGTGAATAATATTGTTTATAACAAAGAAAAAAATAAAATAAATTTTATTGATTTATACAGGTCTAATCAATTTGATTATATTCAGGATGCATCTGTATTTTTAGTTTCAAATTTTAGGCTTCCAGTTTTTGAAAAAAGATTAAGGGATCGTCTTAATAGTCTAATTAAAGAATTTTATGAATTCTTTAAAGAATTCTCTGCAGATAAAAAAGACACCACATTTGAAATTAGAATGGCTTTAGCTCTTGCTCGTTCTTTTTTTACGTCAACCAGATTTGAGCTTAATTATCCGTTCGCGAAAAATATGGTGATGAGATCCCATTACCTTATGGAAAAAATTGTTGCGTTTAAAGGCGAATCCTTTGATAGTTTTAAACTACCAGAATCGATTCTTTATTATTAA
- a CDS encoding penicillin-binding protein activator: MKTNNYIAALILFFLVFSCTPKQPPNFFLKTEGVSDNLFASAEKAFDKSDYPKAIELYNEYLAKYPNGQMASSCLFKLGVVHLYVEDYDKALTYFSSLVEKYPNDSLANDANIEVLTVFFNQRQYNEVIQKAEKLIDSELSQLNLVRKYHIMGDSYLALGSPADAFYSYVFIFDQPVSFNDAVLHKIKDTASMISYEDISHILKEMSTVKKKGNLIYQIGVNEFGKNNDKSFKILSEFINDYPDDENFENAKLLIEDLRKSLEYNRYTVGCLLPLSGPYQYFGNKLLKGIEFAIQKFYLDNPNSRITITIKDSGSDAKKAEAAVDELNQEKVAAIIGPLIFAENAIAKAQEYKIPIITLSQKDDIPKIGDYVFRNFITSKMQVNTLVSYAVENLGLKNFAILYPKESYGKIFMNLFWDEVTLKGGQIVGAEHYLSDQTDFAETIKKIVGTYYAYPEDIKQKILSSSKLSLNANDIKETEIIDEDGHETNIHDDIDDEISQNYSNNNEIKAIVDFEAIFIPDTPKTSGLLIPQLPFYDIENIVLLGTNLWHSEKLIEIARQEAQGSILVDGFFSDSLKPSVVDFVSKFRDIYGENPEFMEAIGFDTAKIIFTILNKPDVNSRSAIKDQLLKIKDFDGVTGSTCFNNTGDVEKKMYVLQVRGSGFTELQAP, from the coding sequence ATGAAGACAAATAATTATATTGCAGCATTAATTTTATTTTTTCTGGTATTTTCATGCACTCCAAAGCAGCCTCCAAATTTTTTTTTGAAAACAGAAGGAGTTTCAGATAATCTTTTTGCGTCCGCTGAAAAAGCCTTTGATAAAAGTGATTATCCTAAAGCTATCGAACTTTACAATGAATATCTTGCTAAATATCCAAATGGACAAATGGCTTCTTCCTGTTTATTTAAACTTGGAGTTGTTCATTTATATGTTGAAGACTATGATAAAGCTTTAACATATTTTTCAAGCCTTGTTGAAAAATACCCTAATGATTCTTTAGCGAATGATGCCAATATTGAAGTATTAACTGTTTTTTTTAATCAAAGACAGTATAATGAAGTTATTCAAAAAGCTGAAAAATTAATTGACTCAGAATTATCACAGCTGAATTTAGTTAGAAAATATCACATAATGGGCGATTCTTATCTTGCTTTAGGTTCCCCTGCAGATGCGTTTTATTCTTATGTTTTTATTTTTGATCAACCGGTTTCTTTTAATGATGCGGTATTACACAAAATCAAAGATACCGCTTCAATGATAAGCTATGAAGATATAAGTCATATTTTAAAGGAAATGAGTACTGTTAAAAAAAAAGGAAATCTTATTTATCAAATTGGAGTTAATGAATTTGGAAAAAATAATGACAAATCTTTTAAAATTTTATCTGAATTTATAAATGATTATCCTGATGACGAAAATTTTGAAAACGCAAAATTATTAATAGAAGACTTGCGCAAATCATTAGAGTATAATCGTTATACAGTTGGGTGCTTGCTACCATTAAGCGGGCCTTACCAATATTTTGGAAATAAACTTTTAAAAGGAATTGAATTTGCCATTCAAAAATTTTATTTGGATAATCCAAATTCACGTATAACAATAACAATAAAAGATAGTGGATCAGATGCGAAAAAAGCCGAAGCAGCCGTTGATGAACTAAATCAAGAAAAAGTAGCTGCGATTATTGGTCCCCTTATTTTTGCTGAAAATGCGATTGCAAAAGCTCAAGAATACAAGATACCAATAATTACTTTAAGCCAGAAAGATGATATACCTAAAATTGGAGATTATGTCTTTAGGAATTTTATTACGTCTAAAATGCAAGTCAATACATTAGTGAGCTATGCTGTTGAAAATCTTGGATTAAAGAATTTTGCTATTTTATATCCGAAGGAATCCTATGGTAAAATTTTTATGAATTTATTTTGGGATGAGGTAACTCTAAAAGGAGGTCAAATTGTTGGAGCAGAGCATTATCTTTCAGACCAAACAGACTTTGCAGAAACAATAAAAAAAATAGTCGGAACTTATTACGCTTACCCTGAAGACATTAAACAGAAAATTTTAAGTTCAAGCAAATTAAGCTTAAATGCCAATGATATAAAAGAAACTGAAATAATTGATGAAGATGGCCATGAAACAAATATTCACGATGACATTGATGATGAAATTAGCCAAAACTATAGCAATAACAATGAAATAAAAGCGATTGTAGATTTTGAGGCTATCTTTATTCCAGATACCCCTAAAACAAGCGGATTACTTATTCCACAGCTTCCATTCTATGACATAGAAAATATCGTTTTATTAGGAACTAACTTATGGCATTCAGAAAAACTAATTGAAATAGCAAGACAGGAAGCTCAAGGATCAATCTTAGTCGATGGTTTCTTTTCTGATAGTTTAAAGCCAAGTGTCGTAGATTTCGTGTCAAAATTTAGAGATATTTATGGAGAAAATCCTGAATTCATGGAAGCTATCGGTTTTGACACAGCGAAAATTATATTCACTATATTAAACAAACCAGATGTCAATTCCAGATCAGCTATTAAAGACCAATTATTAAAAATTAAAGATTTTGATGGCGTAACGGGAAGTACATGTTTTAATAACACCGGCGATGTAGAAAAAAAAATGTATGTCCTCCAAGTAAGGGGAAGCGGATTTACCGAATTGCAAGCCCCTTAA